The region AAGTCAACGGCACCTAATAACTTCATGGTACTGCGCTGACAGATGACAAAATCTAAGTACTTGCTGTTTGCGCTTTTTAACGCGCTTTGGGTGGCTTTTTTGGAAACGCCGCGACGAATATTGACAATATCAGCCAAGGCAACGCGATTAAGCACTCGGTATTCTGGCCCTAGCGCACTCTCCACTAAATTGAGAAAATTCTTTTCTGCTGCGGTGTAAACAGCTGGCTTGCTGTCAAAGGGAAATGGAAAACTGTTATCAGTTAAACGGCTTGCCAATACGGCGACAATTGCGATCAAACTGATCAGTGCAAAAAGGATAAGCTCCATAAACATCTCCAACGATTCAAATTCTTGACGGGTTACCGATATAACCTGTTAAAGCAGAATGTGTGCCAGAGATCTGAAATAACCTCAGCTTTAAATAATTAATGTGCTTCTAGCGGCTCTTTTTCCTGCTATCAGCGTTGAATTTACTTGCAATAGGCCAGCTATTGACGCGCAAATTCGCCTTGATATCAGAAAAAATTTCTCGCTAGAAGTAGCTATAAAATTCAGCGTATGAATTTATTAATGAGCCACTATTTCTTATTTAAACCTGAGGTTAAATAGAGCGTATTCGTGTTTAAAAGTTTAGGTGCTAGCTTGGGTAATTGGCGGCTAGCGCATCGTACACTTGCTGCTGGAAGTCATTGGCGCTTGTATCAAGCTTAGCGACCACGTCTGCCAATACTTCGTTATCTTCTTTACCGTGCCATACTTTGATGTAAGTACCTTCTTTGTAGCCGTAATCTTGGCGGAAAAAGTTCAGTGTGTTTTTACCAACGTATTGACGAAACAGTTCATCTAAATCCATATGCATTAATCGCATACAGTCAGCAAATGCTTGCGCGTTGAACTCACGGTTACTAACGGCAGCCGATGCCAGCTGCTCTAGCGCTAATTTGAAGTCGGTTTCATCGCTGGTGTGTGCCAGTTCATCGGTAAGCGTGGTCGCAATGTCATCAACACTTGCGCCCGTCATTAAGCGCAGGCTTAAACCAAAGTGGAAAATGTCGACCAATTCCAGCTGTACTTGAGGCACGTCAATTTCTTGGTGCTTCCACCATTTCCAGCCGTGGTGATCCAGCATTTCCGCACACTCAACCCAGATGGCGCGATACCACTCGTAACCATTCTCGCGCCAAGTGTCACTGACTCGGCTATTCATTGCATCTTGCATCGCCAACATTTGGCTAATTTGTGTCGTGGCGACAGTTTGTGTGCTCATTCTTTACTCTTTTTCACTGGGATGGAAATCAAAGGCTATAGTTTGCCTAACGGCTTTAGGCCATGCAAGCAATCCGTTTGGGATTGCCCAAAAACAAAGCCAGACATTGCGTCTGGCTTTTTTAGTTTTATATTGGTTTCGCGTCGTTAAGTGCTTTCGATATATTGCTCAATTAGGCGTTCGAGGATGTCTAACGGTACCGCACCATTTTTCAGAACGACATCGTGGAAATCGCGCAGATCAAAGCGCTCACCTAGCACTTCCTTAGCACGCTCGCGCAGTTCGAGAATTTTCATCATCCCCACTTTGTACGCCGTCGCTTGACCTGGCATGACAATATAACGCTCGATTTCTGAGACTACATCAGATTGCGCCATTCCCGTGTTCGCTTTCATGTAATCGATGGCATGTTCACGTGTCCAACGCTTAGCGTGAATACCTGTATCAACGACTAAGCGAACAGCGCGGAACAACTCCGCCTGTAGGCGACCAATATTGTCGAATGGATTTTCTTGGAAGCCGAGCTCCCACGCCAATTGCTCGGTGTAAAGTGCCCAACCTTCGGTATATGCCGTAAAGGGGGAAATTTTACGAATAAAAGGTAGGCCCTCTAGCTCCATTGAAATGGCGATTTGGAAATGGTGGCCCGGAATACCCTCGTGATATGCCAAGGTGCGCATACCGTATTTGGGCGTTGCTTTGATATCGTAAAGGTTGGCAAAAAAGCGACCTGGGCGAGAGCCGTCTATCGCCGGTTGTTGATAATAAGCACCCGGCGATGTTTTTTCTTTAAATTCAGGAATGCGTACCACTTCCATGCCCGCTTTTGGGCGAATGCGAAATGCATCGTCGAGACCCATTTCAATTTCATCGAGGATTTTTTGGTAGTCGATAAGAATTTGTGCGCGGCCTTCGTCGCTGTCTTCATAGTAAAAGCGTTCGTCAGCAGCAAGAGCTTCGATAGCGGTGCTAAACCCTTGCGCAGTGTCAAAACCTTCTTGCGTTAAGATAGCGAGAATTTCATCTTGAATGCGCGCCACTTCAGCTAAACCAATTTGGTGAATCTCGTCAGCGGTGTAGTCTGTTGTGGTGAAGAATTTAAGCGCGGATTGGTAAGCTTTGTCACCATTGGGTAGTCGCCAAAAACCATCGTCAGTGCCCGTTTGTGGCTTGATACGCTCAAAGTATTCAATAAACAGATCATAGGCAGGGTAAACGTAGTCGTTAATATTGCTCTCTGCACTTGCCAAGAGTCGAGACTTATCTTGTGCGCTAACGTCTTGCGCTTCATCGAGTTTACTTGTTAACGAGGTATAAAGAATGTTCTCTTGCGCGGGTGTGGCAACAAACGCCTTCATTTCGTCAAGTACGCGATCGACGACAAAGCGCGGCGGTAAAATCCCTTTTTCTGTACGCAGTTGGATGCCTGCCAGACTCTGTGCGAACTTGACGCGAACTGCTTCCAGCCTTGCGAGGTAATTTTCTGCATCTTCAACCGTGTGAACTTGGTGTTGCGCTTCCATAAAGCTTGGGTAGCCATTTTGCACACCGAATAATTGGTTTACTGGGTAGTTGTGATAACGAAACTGCTCTGATTCTTCACCAAACTCCAGCAAGTATAGGGTGATTTCCTTTGATAACTTGTCACTCTCAGAAAGGCTGCTATCGTCATAGCTGAGTAAAACCCGTTTGATCTCAGGGATTTTCTCATACAACTCATCGGCTCGGGCAGGGCTGTTGTCATCGAGCTTGGCGTTGTGATCTTTGATGCCTAGCGACTCTAAAAAGCCTAATGACGTTAGGGTTTCTGGGCTTTCAAAGGCAAATTGAATGAGGGTGCGATCGAGAAAGGCTCGAAAAATAAAGGGCTTTTCGGCTTTCCATTCGTGTGCAGCGAATGCGCCTGCAAGCACTAGCAGTACCAACAAGCCAAGTAGTAAACGTTTGAAGATAGTTTTTATCATGATTAACTCTTATTGTTATTTTCCTGCTTAGACTAGCACTCTTGTTATGATAAATCAGCAACCCATTTTTTGAGCTAGAGAGGACGTTAACACCTTGTCAAACCTTGATTTATGCACCCTTGCTATCCTGAACGCTTATTCCCCATACTTATGGTTGGCTATTAATTAATATCATTGGTGTTTACTCCTCGGTTGTCTAGTATTTAGGTAATCTAAGACTGGTAAAAATAAGGGATCTGAGATGACTGCACTTGCTAAGCCGACACAAGCCACGGTTAAAAATTTGACGCGCGGTAGTGAGCAATTTGAAGTACCAAAACCGCCTGTATTTGATGATGTGATGGCGCAGCGTCAGTATGATAAGCAGCGTTTGGCTTCTGCGTTTCGCGTATTTGCCATGAAGGGATTTGACGAAGGGTTAGCAGGGCATATTACTGTGCGTGATGCGGTCGAGCCTGATTCCTTTTGGGTCAACCCACTTGCCGTGCACTTTTCGCAAATCAAAGCGTCAGATTTAGTGCGTGTCGATCACCAAGGCAACATTGTCGAAGGGCATCATCCAATCAATAATGCCGCTTTTGCTATTCACTCTCGTATTCACGAAGCGCGACCGGATGTCAATGCCGTTGCTCATGCCCACACCACTTATGGCCGCGCGTTTGCTTCGTTAGGCATTAAGCTTGAACCTATTTCTCAAGATGCTTGCATGTTTTACAACAATCACGGCTTGTTTAGCGAGTTTACCGGTGTTGTTGCTGTGGCTGAAGAAGGGGACTTGATTGCCAAGGCACTGGGACAAGGCTCGGGGGTTATTTTGCAAAATCACGGTTTACTCACTGTCGGTAAAAGTGTTGATGCCGCAGCTGCTAACTTTGTCATCATGGATAGTTGCTGTCACAGCCAATTGCTCGCACAGGCGGCGGGCGAGTTGGCGCTAATACCAGAAGAGGTTGCGATACAGACACAAAAAATTAATGGCTCAGACTATGTGACTTGGGGGAATTACCAGCCTATGTATGCGCAAGTATTGGCACAGGACAATAGCTTTTTGGCGTAACTGAGTTTTTTAAACTTGAGTCTCAAGCTTAAAACAGGTTATCGGCGGCTAGCGTCACGCTGGTCGTCGTGATATTCCACCACTTGATTTCTTCCGGCGTGTTTGGCGCTGTATAAGGCTATATCCGCACGGCTCACTAGCTGGTTAGGGCGTAGCTCTAATAACTGATCGCAGATGATAAAGCCGACACTGACCGTCACCACTTGCGGGTGGTTTTCTTTGGTGTACTCATGAGGGATCGCCAGTGATCGTATTTGATCACAAATGCGTTGTGCCGCCTGTTGGCAGTAATCATGGTCGGTATTGCTCAACATGAC is a window of Thalassotalea euphylliae DNA encoding:
- a CDS encoding dUTP diphosphatase, which produces MSTQTVATTQISQMLAMQDAMNSRVSDTWRENGYEWYRAIWVECAEMLDHHGWKWWKHQEIDVPQVQLELVDIFHFGLSLRLMTGASVDDIATTLTDELAHTSDETDFKLALEQLASAAVSNREFNAQAFADCMRLMHMDLDELFRQYVGKNTLNFFRQDYGYKEGTYIKVWHGKEDNEVLADVVAKLDTSANDFQQQVYDALAANYPS
- a CDS encoding DUF885 domain-containing protein, translated to MIKTIFKRLLLGLLVLLVLAGAFAAHEWKAEKPFIFRAFLDRTLIQFAFESPETLTSLGFLESLGIKDHNAKLDDNSPARADELYEKIPEIKRVLLSYDDSSLSESDKLSKEITLYLLEFGEESEQFRYHNYPVNQLFGVQNGYPSFMEAQHQVHTVEDAENYLARLEAVRVKFAQSLAGIQLRTEKGILPPRFVVDRVLDEMKAFVATPAQENILYTSLTSKLDEAQDVSAQDKSRLLASAESNINDYVYPAYDLFIEYFERIKPQTGTDDGFWRLPNGDKAYQSALKFFTTTDYTADEIHQIGLAEVARIQDEILAILTQEGFDTAQGFSTAIEALAADERFYYEDSDEGRAQILIDYQKILDEIEMGLDDAFRIRPKAGMEVVRIPEFKEKTSPGAYYQQPAIDGSRPGRFFANLYDIKATPKYGMRTLAYHEGIPGHHFQIAISMELEGLPFIRKISPFTAYTEGWALYTEQLAWELGFQENPFDNIGRLQAELFRAVRLVVDTGIHAKRWTREHAIDYMKANTGMAQSDVVSEIERYIVMPGQATAYKVGMMKILELRERAKEVLGERFDLRDFHDVVLKNGAVPLDILERLIEQYIEST
- a CDS encoding class II aldolase/adducin family protein, whose translation is MTALAKPTQATVKNLTRGSEQFEVPKPPVFDDVMAQRQYDKQRLASAFRVFAMKGFDEGLAGHITVRDAVEPDSFWVNPLAVHFSQIKASDLVRVDHQGNIVEGHHPINNAAFAIHSRIHEARPDVNAVAHAHTTYGRAFASLGIKLEPISQDACMFYNNHGLFSEFTGVVAVAEEGDLIAKALGQGSGVILQNHGLLTVGKSVDAAAANFVIMDSCCHSQLLAQAAGELALIPEEVAIQTQKINGSDYVTWGNYQPMYAQVLAQDNSFLA